From the genome of Streptomyces sp. V1I1, one region includes:
- a CDS encoding DUF397 domain-containing protein, producing MQSRTPEIQADAWFKSSHSGANTSECVEVAASAVDVAVRDSKVPHGARLDIRPAAWGEFVGALREGRLS from the coding sequence ATGCAGAGCCGCACCCCTGAGATACAAGCCGACGCCTGGTTTAAGTCCTCGCACAGCGGGGCTAACACCAGCGAGTGCGTCGAGGTCGCCGCGTCGGCCGTGGACGTCGCCGTGCGGGATTCCAAGGTTCCGCACGGTGCGCGACTCGACATTCGACCGGCCGCCTGGGGTGAGTTCGTGGGCGCCCTGCGCGAGGGACGCCTCAGCTAG
- a CDS encoding DUF6879 family protein, producing the protein MRSSGEIPSFAELLASCHTSAAHLEMRDSYADNERFEAWRRGDRIDWKDRATWWHPYDQTIADAVARGVVIRRARIVSEPVSEYIQWEHYVTTANVTAGEQVRWLPRRLATDIALPGNDFWLFDGALLRVHHFDGNGAVVEDELTDAPAILKLCAAAFETVWDHATPHDQYRI; encoded by the coding sequence ATGCGATCGAGCGGGGAAATCCCGAGCTTCGCTGAGCTGCTGGCAAGCTGCCATACGTCCGCCGCGCACCTTGAAATGCGCGACAGTTACGCCGACAACGAGCGCTTCGAAGCCTGGCGGCGCGGAGACCGCATCGACTGGAAGGACCGGGCGACGTGGTGGCATCCCTACGACCAGACGATCGCGGACGCGGTCGCCCGCGGCGTCGTCATCCGCCGGGCTCGTATCGTCTCCGAGCCTGTGAGCGAATACATCCAGTGGGAGCACTACGTCACGACTGCCAACGTCACCGCAGGCGAGCAAGTGCGCTGGCTGCCACGTCGGCTGGCCACAGACATTGCCCTTCCTGGTAATGACTTCTGGCTCTTCGACGGCGCCCTTCTTCGGGTCCACCATTTCGACGGCAACGGCGCCGTGGTGGAAGACGAACTCACTGATGCCCCGGCCATACTGAAGCTCTGTGCCGCCGCGTTCGAAACCGTCTGGGATCACGCAACCCCGCACGATCAGTACCGGATCTGA
- a CDS encoding helix-turn-helix transcriptional regulator, producing the protein MTFFPSSSAQSVRESVARRLRDLREASGLTVSELADRCGWQLAKTSRIENARTAPSAKDIHLWCRACGDADQASDLIAKSPNTESMYSEWRHQVGSGLKQLQDSWVELFHHTQLFRIYSSTLVPGLLQTEGYAAALLSSIADFREIPNDGAEAAAARVERSRVIHEQGHRFVLLVEEAALYYQLGGRDVMAEQLDYLLAASVLPSVSLGVIPMATPQRRLWPQETFNMYDDSLVSVELLSAQVDITQPSEIALYLKAFEELRAMAVYGQAARALIVKAIDALN; encoded by the coding sequence GTGACCTTTTTCCCGTCGTCATCCGCGCAGTCTGTCCGCGAATCGGTCGCCCGAAGGTTGCGCGACTTACGCGAGGCGTCAGGGCTGACGGTTTCCGAGCTGGCCGACCGATGTGGCTGGCAGCTCGCGAAGACGTCCCGCATCGAGAATGCCCGCACCGCACCCTCTGCCAAGGACATCCACCTGTGGTGCCGTGCGTGCGGGGACGCCGACCAGGCGAGCGACCTCATCGCCAAGTCCCCCAACACAGAGTCGATGTATAGCGAGTGGCGCCACCAGGTGGGCAGCGGGCTGAAGCAACTCCAGGACAGCTGGGTGGAGCTCTTTCACCACACCCAACTGTTCCGCATCTACTCGTCGACGCTGGTGCCCGGCCTCCTGCAGACCGAGGGCTACGCAGCCGCGTTGCTGAGCTCCATCGCCGACTTCCGCGAGATCCCCAACGACGGGGCTGAGGCCGCGGCTGCGAGAGTCGAGCGCTCCCGTGTCATCCATGAGCAGGGACACCGCTTTGTTCTCCTCGTTGAGGAAGCCGCTCTGTACTACCAGCTCGGCGGCAGGGACGTGATGGCCGAGCAGCTGGATTACCTCCTCGCAGCCAGCGTTCTGCCGTCTGTGTCGCTCGGCGTGATCCCGATGGCTACCCCGCAGCGTCGGCTCTGGCCGCAGGAGACGTTCAACATGTACGACGACAGCCTCGTGTCGGTGGAGCTGCTCTCGGCGCAGGTGGACATCACGCAGCCGAGTGAGATCGCCCTGTACCTGAAGGCGTTCGAGGAGCTGCGCGCCATGGCGGTGTACGGGCAGGCGGCACGGGCGCTGATCGTGAAGGCAATCGACGCCCTCAACTGA
- a CDS encoding DUF6879 family protein, with product MPSSAPSFDEMIHRCTRSAVHLEMRDSYAVDYEKAPYAAWKNGFRHDPADRASWSRPWLDLMSQTVSRGVVVRRARIVSEPVSEYIRYEHSGTFTNVAAGEQVRWLPRRHASDIALPGNDFWLFDEQFVRWNHFAGDGSSMGAEICGAPTAAKLCAEAFEAVWSRAIPHDQYEIH from the coding sequence ATGCCATCGAGCGCTCCGTCATTCGATGAAATGATTCACCGCTGCACGCGTTCCGCCGTGCACTTGGAGATGCGTGACTCCTATGCCGTTGACTACGAAAAGGCTCCGTACGCGGCCTGGAAGAACGGGTTTCGCCACGATCCGGCCGACCGGGCGTCCTGGTCGCGGCCGTGGCTCGACCTGATGTCCCAGACGGTGTCGCGCGGTGTCGTAGTGCGGCGCGCCCGCATTGTGTCCGAGCCGGTGAGTGAGTACATCCGCTACGAACACTCGGGCACCTTCACCAACGTGGCGGCCGGGGAACAGGTGCGGTGGTTGCCGCGCCGCCACGCGTCGGACATCGCCCTTCCAGGCAATGACTTCTGGCTCTTCGACGAACAGTTCGTGCGCTGGAACCACTTTGCCGGCGACGGGTCGTCCATGGGCGCGGAGATCTGCGGCGCCCCTACGGCCGCGAAACTGTGTGCCGAGGCCTTTGAGGCCGTGTGGTCGCGCGCGATCCCACACGACCAATACGAGATCCATTAG
- a CDS encoding DUF6879 family protein, translating into MPQNELRFNDLLEAVQNSAVHLEMRDVYGVGDEADDFTQWQETGRPDGDPGSAYWAPWVDLISRAKGRGVAVRRARIVSEPVTDYIRYEHAGTHVNVYAGEQVRWLTRRRAADLLHPGCDLWICDGAQVLFNHFTGPGDWASPPLELRTEPGIVKQCVASFEAVWDRAIPHDQYEIR; encoded by the coding sequence ATGCCGCAGAACGAGCTGCGCTTTAACGACCTGCTGGAAGCGGTGCAGAACTCCGCTGTCCACTTGGAAATGCGCGACGTGTACGGAGTTGGCGACGAGGCCGACGACTTCACCCAGTGGCAAGAGACCGGGCGACCAGACGGCGACCCCGGCTCCGCCTACTGGGCACCCTGGGTCGACCTGATCTCCCGGGCGAAGGGTCGCGGTGTCGCCGTGCGACGGGCGCGCATCGTGTCCGAGCCGGTCACCGACTACATCCGATACGAGCACGCCGGGACTCACGTCAACGTGTATGCCGGAGAGCAGGTGCGTTGGCTGACGCGCCGGCGGGCAGCCGATCTGCTGCATCCAGGCTGCGACCTGTGGATCTGCGATGGGGCGCAGGTGCTGTTCAACCACTTCACCGGCCCAGGAGATTGGGCGTCACCGCCCCTCGAACTGCGTACCGAGCCCGGCATCGTCAAGCAGTGCGTGGCTTCCTTCGAGGCGGTATGGGACCGAGCCATCCCGCACGACCAGTACGAGATCCGCTAA